In Phyllobacterium zundukense, one DNA window encodes the following:
- a CDS encoding ABC transporter ATP-binding protein, protein MTQPLLSIRNLTIDYIGETTDFRAVDDVSFDVAHGEIFGLAGESGCGKSTIAFAISRLHKPPALIRSGQILLEGRDVLDLDPRELRHFRWREVAMVFQSAMNSLNPVLRIEAQFYDVLHTHQGMNRKQARERTAEMLRLVDIQPDRMRDYPHQFSGGMRQRIVIAICLALNPKIVVMDEPTTALDVVVQREILQRINELRKTFGFSVLFITHDLGLMVQVCDRIGIMLAGKLVEQNTAQKIYGAPQHDYTKKLWASFPSLHGATVTEIAAT, encoded by the coding sequence GTGACCCAGCCATTGCTTTCCATAAGAAACCTGACCATCGACTACATCGGCGAAACAACCGATTTTCGCGCGGTTGATGATGTGAGTTTCGACGTCGCGCATGGCGAGATTTTCGGTCTTGCCGGTGAATCCGGTTGCGGCAAGAGCACGATCGCCTTTGCCATCAGCCGCCTTCACAAACCGCCGGCGCTGATCCGCAGCGGCCAGATTCTGCTGGAGGGTCGCGACGTGCTGGATCTCGATCCCCGGGAGCTGCGCCACTTTCGCTGGCGCGAAGTGGCCATGGTATTCCAGAGCGCCATGAATTCGCTTAATCCGGTGCTGCGCATCGAGGCGCAGTTCTACGACGTGCTGCACACGCATCAGGGGATGAACCGCAAGCAGGCGCGGGAGCGGACAGCCGAGATGCTGCGTCTCGTCGACATCCAGCCAGACCGCATGAGGGACTATCCGCATCAGTTCTCGGGCGGCATGCGCCAGCGCATCGTGATCGCGATCTGTCTCGCGCTCAATCCGAAAATCGTCGTGATGGATGAGCCCACGACGGCGCTCGACGTCGTCGTCCAGCGCGAAATCCTCCAGCGCATCAACGAACTGCGCAAGACCTTTGGCTTTTCGGTCCTGTTCATCACGCACGACCTCGGCCTGATGGTTCAGGTTTGCGATCGCATCGGCATCATGCTGGCAGGCAAGCTCGTCGAACAGAACACCGCCCAGAAAATCTACGGCGCACCGCAACACGACTACACAAAGAAGCTGTGGGCCTCGTTCCCCTCATTGCACGGGGCCACGGTGACGGAGATCGCAGCCACATGA
- a CDS encoding ABC transporter permease produces MGVLLSGLVRNRKALIGMIIIALIVLIALAAPLLSEYNPAARVGRPHQPPSADHWLGTTRIGQDVFSRLIHGARTSLAVGFGAGLLITALGTALGIIAGYRGGKTDEVISFFTNMVLVVPNLPLLLVLAAFIGQASPLVIAIILGFTSWAWGARVTRAETLSVKHKDFIKSAEMMGEPRWRIMTFEIFPNLISIVGINFIGSVIFAIITEATLEFLGLGDPKTVSWGMMLYNAQKASALSVGAWWDILTPCFALALLGVGLSLLNFAVDEIANPRLRTGNRLSRWTALIRSGEGRL; encoded by the coding sequence ATGGGTGTTCTCCTCTCCGGTCTCGTCCGCAATCGCAAGGCCCTCATCGGCATGATCATCATTGCGCTCATCGTGCTGATCGCACTCGCAGCGCCGCTTCTAAGCGAATACAATCCGGCAGCCCGCGTTGGCCGGCCGCACCAGCCGCCATCGGCGGATCATTGGCTCGGGACCACCCGCATCGGCCAGGACGTCTTCTCGCGCCTCATCCATGGCGCGCGCACGTCGCTTGCCGTTGGCTTCGGAGCCGGACTGCTGATAACGGCGCTTGGCACGGCGCTTGGCATTATTGCCGGCTATCGCGGCGGCAAGACCGATGAAGTGATCAGCTTCTTCACGAACATGGTGCTGGTCGTGCCGAACCTGCCCCTGCTCCTGGTCCTCGCCGCTTTCATCGGACAGGCCAGCCCGCTGGTCATCGCCATTATCCTCGGCTTTACTTCATGGGCTTGGGGCGCGCGCGTCACCCGTGCCGAAACCCTTTCGGTCAAACACAAGGACTTCATCAAGTCCGCGGAAATGATGGGCGAGCCGCGCTGGCGCATCATGACCTTCGAAATCTTTCCCAATCTCATTTCCATCGTTGGCATCAATTTTATCGGCAGCGTGATCTTTGCCATCATTACCGAGGCAACGCTGGAATTCCTCGGCCTCGGCGATCCAAAAACCGTGTCCTGGGGCATGATGCTCTACAATGCGCAAAAGGCGTCGGCCCTGTCGGTCGGCGCATGGTGGGATATTCTCACCCCATGCTTTGCCCTCGCCCTTCTGGGTGTCGGGCTTTCGCTGCTGAATTTCGCGGTTGACGAGATTGCCAATCCGCGTCTGCGGACAGGCAATCGTCTGAGCCGCTGGACCGCATTGATCCGTTCGGGAGAAGGCCGCCTGTGA
- a CDS encoding ABC transporter permease, whose translation MVFLLRRLGFYLAAFVAAATINFFLPRLMPGDPIQIMFSSTGTELSAENLASLKLTFGFVDGPLWQQYLTYLQSIFTGDLGRSIKYFPLPVTSVLGHALIWTVGLMGTATIISFTLGTFLGILAAWWRGGIFDVVVSVGAIFATSVPAVVTSLIVLFFFGFTLGWFPTGYAADPALDPSLSLTYIGSLLCHGILPMLTLCTVLTGGFAVTMRNNMINLLGEDYIVMARAKGLSDSRVMIWYAARNALLPTVSSLAIAIGTVLGGSLVTEVVYNYPGLGNILYQAILARDYPVIQGQLLIMTVAMLVANFIVDVSYVLLDPRLRGA comes from the coding sequence ATGGTTTTCTTGCTCCGCCGCCTCGGATTCTACCTGGCAGCCTTTGTGGCGGCTGCCACAATCAACTTCTTTTTGCCGCGCCTGATGCCCGGTGATCCGATCCAGATCATGTTTTCCAGCACCGGCACCGAATTGTCGGCGGAGAATCTTGCGTCCTTGAAACTGACTTTTGGCTTTGTCGATGGTCCCTTGTGGCAGCAATACCTGACCTATCTGCAAAGCATCTTCACCGGCGATCTCGGCCGCTCGATCAAATATTTCCCGCTGCCCGTCACCTCGGTTCTCGGCCACGCGCTGATCTGGACGGTCGGCCTGATGGGCACGGCGACGATCATCAGCTTCACCCTCGGCACGTTCCTCGGCATTCTCGCCGCGTGGTGGCGCGGCGGGATCTTCGACGTTGTGGTTTCCGTCGGCGCCATTTTTGCAACCTCCGTCCCGGCGGTCGTCACCTCGCTCATCGTATTGTTCTTCTTCGGTTTTACGCTCGGCTGGTTTCCGACCGGCTACGCCGCCGACCCGGCGCTGGATCCATCGTTGTCGCTGACCTATATCGGCAGCCTGCTTTGCCATGGCATCCTGCCGATGCTGACGCTCTGCACCGTGCTCACGGGCGGCTTTGCGGTCACCATGCGCAACAACATGATCAACCTTCTCGGCGAGGACTATATCGTCATGGCGCGTGCCAAGGGCCTGTCCGACAGCCGCGTCATGATCTGGTACGCGGCGCGCAATGCCTTGCTGCCAACGGTCAGCAGCCTCGCCATCGCCATTGGCACCGTCCTGGGCGGCTCGCTCGTCACCGAAGTCGTCTACAACTATCCGGGCCTCGGCAACATTCTCTATCAGGCCATTCTCGCGCGCGACTATCCGGTGATCCAGGGCCAGCTCCTGATCATGACCGTCGCCATGCTTGTCGCCAATTTCATCGTCGATGTCAGCTATGTGCTGCTCGACCCGCGCCTGCGGGGGGCATGA